TGCTGGCTGGACTCCGGAAGATCAAGACCCTCCGCGACTCCTCGGCCTGACACGCTCACTCAGACAGGAAGATGAGACCATGCGGGACGTGTTCATCTGTGATGCCGTCCGTACCCCGATAGGCAGCTACGGCGGTTCGCTCGCTCCGGTCCGCGCCGACGACCTCGCCGCCGTTCCCGTGAGCGCCCTCACGACCCGGAACGCCGGCCTCGACCCGGCGGCCGTGGACGACGTGCTCCTCGGCTGTGCCAACCAGGCCGGCGAGGACAACCGGAATGTCGCGCGCATGGCCCTCCTGCTGGCGGGGCTACCCGACACGGTCCCGGGCTGCACGCTCAACCGGCTGTGCGGCTCGGGCATGGCCGCGGTCGGCGCGGCCGCCAACGCCATCCGGACATCCGAGGCCGAACTCGTCATCGCCGGGGGCGTCGAGAGCATGTCGCGCGCGCCGTTCGTCATGGGCAAGGCGACGAAGGCGTTCGACCGGACTGCCGAGATCTTCGACACGACCATCGGGTGGCGGTTCGTCAACCCGCGCATGCACGAGCGCTACGGGTCCGACCCGATGCCGATCACGGCTGAGAACCTGGCCCGGGAGTTCAAGATCAGCCGCGAGGACCAGGACCGCTTCGCGATGTGGAGCCAGTCGAAGGCGGCCGCCGCGATGGCCGACGGACGCCTGGCGGAGGAGATCACGCCGGTCAAGGTCCCGCAGCCGAAGGGTGAACCCGCCGTCGTGACGAGCGACGAGCATCCTCGGAGCACGTCCCTGGAGAAGCTGGCCAAGCTCCGGCCCCTCTTCGCGGATCCGGGGACGGTCACCGCCGGGAACGCCTCGGGTGTGAACGACGGAGCCGCGGCCCTCATCCTTGCCTCCGAGGCGGCCGTCGTGAAGCACGGTCTTCGGCCCCTCGCCCGCGTCCTCGGCACGGCGGCCGCCGGCGTCCCCCCGCGCATCATGGGCATCGGCCCGGTACCGGCCACGCGGAAGCTGCTGGCCAGGCTCGGCATGGCGCTGGACCGGATGGACATCATAGAGCTCAATGAGGCGTTCGCGGCGCAGGCGCTCGCGTGCAGCAGGCAGCTCGGCCTCGCGGACGACGACCCGCGGATCAACCCGCTCGGAGGCGCGATCGCGCTCGGACATCCCCTCGGCATGAGCGGCGCGCGGCTCGTCACGACGGCGGTCTACCAGCTCCGCCGCACGGCGGGGCGCTACGCGCTCTGCACGATGTGCATCGGCGTCGGGCAGGGCATCGCCGCGGTGATCGAGGCAGCATCCGGCTAGGGTGTGCCGCGCCCTCGCAGGCGACGCGCCCCTCGGCCGGCCGCCGCCCGCGCCGCTGAGAGCCGGGGATCGCCGTCGGGCGCCCGCAGCACGTCGCTCAGGAGCCGGGAGCGCAGCGCCGCGGGCACGCCGCGCTCGAGCATGCGCTCCGCGCAGCGGTGGATCTCGAGCCACGCGCGTTCGTCGCTCGCCACTCAGCCCGCCTTCTCGAACCTGACTTCGCGCTGTATGTTCAGGAGCGCGCCGGTCGTGCCCCCAGCGGGCATCTCGAGGATGACGTCCTCGTTCAACGTCAGGCACTCGATGTCGCCGTCCTCGCACGAGACCCAGAACTGGCCCCAGTAGCAGGAGCGGCCGCGCACGGTTCCCGCGTCGACGGGATTCGATAGCGACTCGTAGAGGACAACGGCGCACGGTTCCCCGTGCATGATCGAGACCCCCGACCACGTGACTCGGAGGCCGCGCATCTTGAGGCTGCCCCAGTCGCCCATTCGCACGTCGAAGTCCTCGAACTCGGCGACGCCCGCGGACTCGTTCAGGCGGAGCGCGCCGAAGGTCCCGAGGAGGAGATCGAAGGCCTCGACCATCGCGCCGTCCCACACCATCGTCTTGGCGAGGTGCCTGACGTCCTCGTCGGCGAAGCGCTCGTACAGCGGCTCCTCGACGATCTCGGGGCCCAGCCCGTACTCGAGACCCTCCATCGCCTCGAGCGGGCTTCCGGGCCGAGGGGGCTCGTCGGCCCCTGCCGCGCCCGCGACTGTGACTCCGCTCCACCGCATGCGCGCGCCCTCGAGCTGCCTCGTGTAGGTGGCGGCGACGCGCACGCGGCTCAGCGTTGCTCCGGTGATGTCCCTCGTGAACAGGTCGTAGTCGAGCGTGTACGCCTGGGGACCGCCGCCGGCCTCGCGGAGCGCAATTGGGAACGCCGCAAGGTGGTCGTCGACGCGCTCGGCTCGTGGTGCCGCGGGCGACGCGGCTGCCAGCATCAGGACTGCCATGGGAATCACGGCCCTACGCATAGCGTCCTCCCTTCACGCCCCTATGGGTCCGGACGATTCGCTCCAGATGCTCGAGGTAGGCCACGAAGGCCTTCCTCCCCTTCGGCGTGATCGCGCACGTCGTGCGCGGCTTCCTGTTCGCGAAGGCCTTCCTGATCCGCACGTAGCCGGCCTCCTCCAACCGGGCCAGGTGAGTGCTCAGGTTCCCGTCCGTGGCCCCGACCGTCTCCCTCAGGAAGACGAAGTCGGCGTCCTCCAGCTCTGAGAGAACGGAGAGGACGGCGAGCCTGACCGGGGAGTGGATCAGGAGGTCGAACTCGAAGTCGCGCTCAGCCCTCATGGGTCCCCCGCGACCGCCTTGCCCGGCCGTTCAGGATGACGCCGGGGAGCACCATCCCGAAGAGCAGTACCGCCGCCATGATCGGTCCACTGAACCGCCGCCCGACCACCGCCATCACCACCGCCCCGCCCCACCAGGCGAGGCTGGACCACGCGACCGCGGGCGTCTCGAAGATGACCCCGGACGCGCAGACTCCGAGCCCCGTGAGGAGCGCGCCGAGAACGGGCGCGACGCTCCACGGATAGACGCGCAGAGCGGGCAGGAGGAAGAGGGCGATCACCGCCGACACCGCGCACGCGCACCAGACGGCGCGGCAGACGGCGGCGGGATACGAGCGCGCCCCCACTGTCCGGGCGCGACGCGCGGCAACGACGTACCCGGCCGCGCCGATCGCTCCGAACAGGACCCCCATCGTCGGCAGGACAAGGCGATGAAGGTGCGCCGCTTCCAGCCATCCCACGACCAGCACGGCGGCGACGCCGAGCAGCCCGGCCCAGATGAGGAACCACCCCGACTCCGCTGTCTCGCGTTTGCTCCTCTCGATCGTCGCCCGAATGAGCGACAACTGCTCCCCGATCCGATCCCCTGCCACAGCGGGCCTCCTTCTGTTCGTGGCTCAAAGGCCTTTGCATGACAAAGTGAGCGTGCCCGAGAACCCTCTCGGTGTCAAGCCCCTTCTTTGCCGCGGGGCCTCGCCGGGGCCCGAGGGCGTCAACGAGAGGCCCCCGCAGCAGGTTCCCGGGGCCCGTGTTCACGACTTCCGCCGCACTCTGGTTCGGGCCCCCGTCGGGGGGCGCTCCGCAACCGCGTGAACCTCACCTGCGTCACCGCTACTGGCCTCTTCTTCCTTTGGGCGTCATAAGCGCTACCAACATGAAAGAGCCCGGGTCACCTGACCCGGGCTCCTTGCACGTCTGCCATCCATCTGGCCGCCAGCACGATCCTGCGCCCCGAGCAACTCCGGATGATGTCCGCGCAGCCCCAGAACGACGGCCTCGCGCAGTCCCACCACGAATGCCGCTAGCTCATCTGCCTCTGGGGCGCCCATCGTTCCCGCGGCGCCGTATCCGATGATGTTCGGCTTCTTGTGGCAGAGTTCGAGGTACTCGACGTCGGCACTCCTGTCCGCCCCGAGGATCAGCCCGAGCGCCTGGATCGCCCGGTAGTGATGGAGCGCGTGCCCGGGACGGTAGCCTCCGGCGTAGAGCAAGATCGTCTTGTCGTGCGAGCACGGAGCCAGCCGCTCTCAGCCCAGTCGCGCATGCTCATCCTGATCCCCCACCACGAACAGCTTCCGCGACTCGAGCACGCGCAGGACGAAGTGATCGCCCGACTCCCGCCTCCGGCGGAGCTCGCCGGCGTCCATCACATGCGGGTTCACCTCATAACCGAGCCTCTCGGACGCACCGCTCAGCCGGCCGGAGACCGTCTTGAGCCCGACACCCGCGACGACCATGAGATCCACATCGCTCGCCGCGCCCTCTCCTCCCCGTGCGACTGAGCCGAACACCAAGGCCGCACCGATGCCCTTCCCCGCCGGGGCCTCGCGCAGCACCTCCACCAGACCCGACGTCTTGAGAACCAGGTTGGGGATATCCTCGTGGAGCGGATGGGCTGTGCTCGCGCCGCAGTACAGCCGGCTGCGGCCCCTGCGGGAGACCAGAAGCTCCGTCGCCTCGAGCTTCTTGACCTCCTACTGGACGGTCCCGACCGCAAGCCCGGAGCGCCGCTCGATCTCGCGCAGATGGGCCTCCCGCGCGGATACCCCATACAGGAGCCGGGAGATCTCAGCGCGGGCGCGGGACGGCAGCACGTCTGGAAGCACGGTCGCATCGTATGGTCACGCCGTACGATTGACCGGCGATGGCAGCCAAGAGCAGCCCCGCACAAAGTCAAGCGGTTCACTTGACAATCCGCAGAAGCCGTGACAGCATCGGGGCACGGAGGGAGCCATGAGGGTAACGACCAGGGGACGCTACGGGCTGCGCGTGGTGATGGAGCTCGCAGCCTGCCGCGGCCGGGGTCCGATGACCGCAAGCGCCATCGCCAGGAACCAGGGCATCTCGGGCAAGTACGTGCGCGTGCTCGCGGCCCGACTCGGCGCCGCGGGCATCGTGACGGCCGTGCGCGGACCGCGAGGAGGATACGCGCTGACTCGCGAGCCATCCGCGATCACCGCGCGCGAGGTGGTGGCCGCGCTCGAGGGCCCGCTCGCCCCGGTCGCCTGCGTGCACGACGCCCTCTCGTGCCCAAGGTCGCGGCGGTGCGCCGCACGCGACGTGTGGTGCGACGTGGCACGGGCGGTGGACGGAGTGCTCGCCTCGCTCACCATGGACGAGCTCGCCGCGCGGCACACGGTGAAGCAGCAGAGAGCGGCTCCAGGTCGCGACGCGCGAGGAGTCGAGAGTTGACGGCCGGGGCCGAGGGCGCCCGGGGAGGACCCATGCGCGCGACGGCGATCGGCCTCCTCTCCGGGGGGCTCGACAGCACGCTGGCGATCTCGGCCGTGCTCGAACAGGGCATCGGGGTGCTCGCGCTGAACTTCGTCGGGCCGTTCTGCACGTGCAGCCCCCGCAGCCCCGGAGGCTGCCATCTGGCCTCTGAGGTGGCACGCACGCTCGGCGTCGAGATCAGGGTCGAGAACAAGGGCATGGAGTATCTTCGCATCGTCGAGAACCCGCGCTTCGGACATGGACGCGGGCTCAACCCGTGCATCGACTGCCGCATCTACATGCTCCGGCGGGCCGCGGCGCTCATGGAAGAGACGAGCGCCTCGTTCGTCGTGACCGGCGAGGTGCTGGCCCAGCGCCCGATGTCGCAGCATCGCCGCGCGCTCGACCTCATCGAGCGCGAGAGCGGCCTCGTTGGCAGGCTGCTCCGCCCGCTGTCCGCCCACCTGCTGGAGCCGACGATCCCGGAGCGGGAGGGCCTCGTGAACCGCGAGGCTCTCCTGGGCA
This DNA window, taken from Candidatus Effluviviaceae Genus I sp., encodes the following:
- a CDS encoding transcriptional regulator, translated to MRAERDFEFDLLIHSPVRLAVLSVLSELEDADFVFLRETVGATDGNLSTHLARLEEAGYVRIRKAFANRKPRTTCAITPKGRKAFVAYLEHLERIVRTHRGVKGGRYA
- a CDS encoding Rrf2 family transcriptional regulator translates to MRVTTRGRYGLRVVMELAACRGRGPMTASAIARNQGISGKYVRVLAARLGAAGIVTAVRGPRGGYALTREPSAITAREVVAALEGPLAPVACVHDALSCPRSRRCAARDVWCDVARAVDGVLASLTMDELAARHTVKQQRAAPGRDARGVES
- the pcaF gene encoding 3-oxoadipyl-CoA thiolase, giving the protein MRDVFICDAVRTPIGSYGGSLAPVRADDLAAVPVSALTTRNAGLDPAAVDDVLLGCANQAGEDNRNVARMALLLAGLPDTVPGCTLNRLCGSGMAAVGAAANAIRTSEAELVIAGGVESMSRAPFVMGKATKAFDRTAEIFDTTIGWRFVNPRMHERYGSDPMPITAENLAREFKISREDQDRFAMWSQSKAAAAMADGRLAEEITPVKVPQPKGEPAVVTSDEHPRSTSLEKLAKLRPLFADPGTVTAGNASGVNDGAAALILASEAAVVKHGLRPLARVLGTAAAGVPPRIMGIGPVPATRKLLARLGMALDRMDIIELNEAFAAQALACSRQLGLADDDPRINPLGGAIALGHPLGMSGARLVTTAVYQLRRTAGRYALCTMCIGVGQGIAAVIEAASG
- a CDS encoding nucleotidyltransferase domain-containing protein, with amino-acid sequence MEVLREAPAGKGIGAALVFGSVARGGEGAASDVDLMVVAGVGLKTVSGRLSGASERLGYEVNPHVMDAGELRRRRESGDHFVLRVLESRKLFVVGDQDEHARLG